Genomic segment of Rattus norvegicus strain BN/NHsdMcwi chromosome 7, GRCr8, whole genome shotgun sequence:
TGCGCAGCACTTGAGGGGGGCCACTTCCTGCCAGCTGAACTAAGAGGTCCAACACTGATCCCACTTCCACAAAAGGACAGTCAGGggctgtttcaagtttctctacaaGCTCCTCCAAACGGTCAGCCTCTGGCCCCAAGCCCCCGACCCTCAAATCGAAGGACAGCATGAGGACCTTGTTTTTCACAGGGAGCTTCGAGTCAGGCTGCCGCTGATGGGTGTCCTCTTGAAAAAGATTTGCGAAAAGAGCATTGTAGGCTACCCTTTTAAGACTCAGCTTTGCCTTTTTCCTGTTCACGCTGCGCTGGCCGGGGCGAGCCTGGGCAGCAGGTAAGAGAGCCTCACAGAGGTCATCGAACAGCTGGGTGATGCTGGCCATATTTACTCTCTTTTCAGCCCTGTACCCCTGACTGGGAAACTTTGCACATAGGAGTCACTTCATGCTCTCAAAGGCCAGAGCGACCGCAGGTGGGCCAGGGCCAAAAAGCCGACCGCTTCACACCCGGGAACTGTGCATCTCCGTCTCGGGTTTCGCAGTGCAAGAGGCCACACGCCGCGTCCTCCCAACCCTCAGCCGCCACCCGGCGCTCGTCCTCGGGTCTCCTGAACCATGACAAGTCTACCAACCGAATGCGTGGGTCCCATGACCTGCCTGCAAGCCCAGGACGCCAGAACTGGGACTCCCGCCGCTCTGGCGTCACACTTAGGCGACGGCAGACAACACCAAGAGACGCACCGGAAGTGCGTCATCATAGGCGGTCGTTGGAGGGGCGGGGCCGCTGCCTCAGTTTTCATAACTAGAGCTAAACCGCTCAGATAATTTGCCAAAAGTAAACTCAGTAAAGGAGGCAGAGGTGTGTTCTGTTTAGCCGATGTTTATTGTTCTGGAGGTAGGAAGCTGGGCCACAGACGGGACGTAGGTCTCGGGCCATGGGCGCCAGAGTGTGCTCTTCAACTAGGAATCGCCCTCTTTGGCCGATTTCAAGCGACTGGCGATCACGGTTATGGTGGAGGAGCTGGAAAAGCACAATTGGCTCGTCGGTGAAGCTGGCTCCACGTATTCTAAAATAGGGCCACGCCCTCGCCCCTATGTGCCTCACCAGCCACCTGCAGCAACTTCCACCGAGGCTCCAGCTGAGCTTTTAGAAACATAAGGGCCTGGATCTCCTCTGGAGATGCCATCGAGAAAGGGCCCAGACTGGGAGGTGTTTCTCCATGCAATACCTGTGCCAGGGTTCTTGCAAGCTGGAGTATGGATTCCTGGCTCAGGGATAGTAGGGTTTGGGGGACAATGAGACAACTGTTTCTGTCCACTTCCCACCCATACCACGTATCCACCCTACCCAGTTTACCTCTTCCACTAAAGCTAGAATTCGGCCCCCTACTGGGCTCCGAAGCATTGCAGCCAAGAGAGCAGCTTGGGCATTCTGCAGGCCATGGGCGGGCCCCAGGGCCATCAACACCATGTCAGGCTGGAAGCCATAGGCTAAGGGCAGTACCAGACCCAAGATGAAGCTCAGAAACCCTCCAGTTGTCTGTAGGGACAACAGCAGAGCCTCAGATTCTCATCTAGAGGACACTGCTGTTGGCTCCTGTCaccccccctccccaacctcagGGACCCTGGGTTGTAAACAGAAGCCCCCAGAAAGATGGGGGCGCTTTGAGGGGTTGCGGGGCTTGGGGGGTATCGAGAACCTGTTCAACCACGACACAGCCACTCACCTGTGGCAGTGGAGTGGAGAAGTGGAACATGGACCAGATGTCTGCCTCCTTGCCCCGGATGCTGAGCCACAGAATTCTCCTTAtcagaagaaaacaccatggacatgtacacatgcatgagaCCCTGCTCACCCTTCCCAGAGCTTAACAACAAAGGACAAAGGGGAGCTTGGGGCccggctgggggagggggtgcgTAAGTGACTGTCAACCTGTTATGGCACTGCTTTCTGGGGCACCCACTCTCAAACTGCATCTATGGAAAGCCCCCTCCGCATTGTGAACTGCAGTGTCCTCACCCAACAGTAACCCTGGATTCCCAGTCACATGCCCGCTACCTATTCATCCACAAGTGAGATGTGTAAGCTACAGAATCATACCCATTGCCTGCAAGGTCCAGGGGTCGATCCAGTTgtcccagggccacacagagaagccTAAGAAGTTGACCCAGGATAGGCTGGGCTCACATTGTCCAGTATCCATTCAAGGGCCCTCCCTATGCCATTTGTGGGTACCCCCCATGTCCTTGGGGACTCAAGTCAACCAAGAAAAGTTTACCTCTGACCTCTATGGGCTACACATCGCTGAATGAGCACACCCAAAGTTGCTGCTGTGGCAAGGGCAGTTGTGGTTGCTATAGCACTTCTTATCTATCGAATTGACAACAGACAGGGGACCAAGAGGCTAGCACACATGCCCTCTTTGGAGCGCTTTCAGGAACCAATGCCAACTCCCAGACCTTAGGTTAAACCCATTTACGCTTTGTTGCAATCTTTTCCAAATGGCTGCTACTGACTGCCTTTCCCTACACTACAAGGTCAAATCGCACCCCAGGCAACCCTACCTGCCCATCCAGGATTCCATCTAAGAGGCACAGACTCTTCCCCAGTGCGGCAAGATCGTCGTCCTGAAACTGGGACTTGTGAAGCCTATGATGGGCAGGCCAGAGGGATACGTGGAAACCAAATTATCATTGTATAAGTGACACAGGTGCAAGGCATAGAGAGCCCCATTCCCCGATCCACTCTCCTCACCTGGCCCATGCCTCGGTCTCCTCCCTCAAGGCTGACCCTTCTTGATGGAGCACTCCAGGAGGTAAGTCCAGGGCAGCACCTGACACAGCCAAGGCAACAGCTATGCAGATTGGGGGCGTAGGGCGGTGGCACGGTCTGTCCAGGCAGGGGCTCAGTGAATCCTCTGCTACTGTACATGTGGAACTGTCAGCAAGCACAGGCAGAGAGCTCCCTTCAGGAGAGTGGGTGCTGGAACTCAGAACTGGGGCCACGTCTAAACAATTCAGAGTCACAGTCACTGCAGGGAAGCCCAGGGTAGAGTCACCAACCCAGGTCCAGGCCATACTGACTTTGTTGGAGGCTTGTCCAGTGAGGGGTCTGGGCTGTCCGAACACTCTGGATAGACTCCAGGGCACTATGGGAAGAAGTGGAGTTGTAAGCCTGACTCCCCTCTCAGCCCTCCCCCACTGGCCCCTCAGCCTTCAAACCTCTGACATGGCACCATGAGCCCAGGAAGGGGAGGTGTGGGGTCACCAAGCAATGTCTGCACCATCATGCACACTGACTGTGCTAGGGACTCTAAGTGGTATCCACCCTAGGAAGAGAGTTGAAATAGGACAGTGGAGGGATGTCACTAGTGTGAATGGCTGTACCAGGCAGAACCTTGACTGACCCTCTCACATCTggtgccctcccctcccctggccCTTGAGCAGTTACCTCCAACACAGCACAAATCCGGCCACCAGCCAGCACCTGTAGCAGCTGTGTAAGATGGGCAAAGCACTCAGGGGTGGCCTGCATCTGCCCCTGAAACACAGTAGGTATGATAAGGATCTGGGCCCAGGACCTTCCATTATCCCCAGCCAGGCCACGTTCTCACCTCAGGGTCCCCAATAGCAGAGTCGAATCCAGCTGACACCAGCACCAGCTCAGGGTCAAACTATAGGCAGGATCCAGTGGAAAGAAGCCAAAAAGAGCAGTAGCTCAGGTGAAGGGGAGGTCCGATCGCTACCCATTCACATAATGTCAGACTTTCTGAGGCACCTTCCCTACCCCCATATGTCTATTCATACCATACACTGATGGGATGGCTTTTAACTCTCCTGCCTTCACAGTGAGACTCAGGGTAAGCCTAGGGTCTCTTGCCCTGGGGGGGGGCACCCACCACACAGTCACCTCAAAGGCCAACGGGAGCAGCACATGCAGGAAGGCAGCCAAATAGTCAGCATTTCCCATCCCAACCTGCAGCAAAAGCAAATCGGGCATCAGAGGACCAGCCCTACAAATGAGGACTTCAGGGTCTTTGCCCCTGAGAGCCAAACTCTGGGGAGACTCTTGCAGAATACCCCAGGTGACATTCACAATCCCCCTGGAGCTAGGGAGCAGCTAGCTAGACTGGACGGAGGACGGGGAAGGGGGACTTGGTACCTGGTTCCAGGGCAAATTGACAGTGAAACCTTGGCCCCGCCCTCGGCCAACTGTGTCTGCATCAGACTCTGGGAGGAACGGCCAGAAGTTTCCATGCTCATAGCGGTGCCAGGAGAAATAAAGGACACTGTAGACAACTGGCCAGGTCAGAAGTGAGGTCCCTTAGCAACCCCACAGCTTCTCAAAGAACCCTGATTCTTAACACACATACCCCCAGTCTCACCACTTGAATTTCATCCCCAAAGTGGTGTGTTGCAGACAAGGGGCTGTGTCCACACCCCCAGCTCACCTGGGGTCATCCTCAAAGATATACTGGATGCCCTGGCCATGGTGGACATCCCAGTCGACAATGAGAATCCTAAATTCAGACAATGCTGGAGATTACTGAAAGTAACCA
This window contains:
- the Hdac10 gene encoding polyamine deacetylase HDAC10 isoform X5, which gives rise to MSTMARASSISLRMTPVSFISPGTAMSMETSGRSSQSLMQTQLAEGGAKVSLSICPGTRLGWEMLTIWLPSCMCCSRWPLSLTLSWCWCQLDSTLLLGTLRGRCRPPLSALPILHSCYRCWLVAGFVLCWSALESIQSVRTAQTPHWTSLQQNVAPVLSSSTHSPEGSSLPVLADSSTCTVAEDSLSPCLDRPCHRPTPPICIAVALAVSGAALDLPPGVLHQEGSALREETEAWARLHKSQFQDDDLAALGKSLCLLDGILDGQIRSAIATTTALATAATLGVLIQRCVAHRGQRLLCVALGQLDRPLDLAGNGRILWLSIRGKEADIWSMFHFSTPLPQTTGGFLSFILGLVLPLAYGFQPDMVLMALGPAHGLQNAQAALLAAMLRSPVGGRILALVEEESILQLARTLAQVLHGETPPSLGPFSMASPEEIQALMFLKAQLEPRWKLLQVAAPPP
- the Hdac10 gene encoding polyamine deacetylase HDAC10 isoform X1; this translates as MGTALVYHEDMTATRLLWDDPECEIECPERLTAALDGLRQRGLEERCQCLSVCEASEEELGLVHSPEYIALVQKTQTLDKEELHTLSKQYDAVYFHPDTFHCARLAAGAALRLVDAVLTGAVHNGVALVRPPGHHSQRAAANGFCVFNNVAIAARHAKQKYGLQRILIVDWDVHHGQGIQYIFEDDPSVLYFSWHRYEHGNFWPFLPESDADTVGRGRGQGFTVNLPWNQVGMGNADYLAAFLHVLLPLAFEFDPELVLVSAGFDSAIGDPEGQMQATPECFAHLTQLLQVLAGGRICAVLEGGYHLESLAQSVCMMVQTLLGDPTPPLPGLMVPCQSALESIQSVRTAQTPHWTSLQQNVAPVLSSSTHSPEGSSLPVLADSSTCTVAEDSLSPCLDRPCHRPTPPICIAVALAVSGAALDLPPGVLHQEGSALREETEAWARLHKSQFQDDDLAALGKSLCLLDGILDGQIRSAIATTTALATAATLGVLIQRCVAHRGQRRILWLSIRGKEADIWSMFHFSTPLPQTTGGFLSFILGLVLPLAYGFQPDMVLMALGPAHGLQNAQAALLAAMLRSPVGGRILALVEEESILQLARTLAQVLHGETPPSLGPFSMASPEEIQALMFLKAQLEPRWKLLQVAAPPP
- the Hdac10 gene encoding polyamine deacetylase HDAC10 isoform X6, yielding MSMETSGRSSQSLMQTQLAEGGAKVSLSICPGTRLGWEMLTIWLPSCMCCSRWPLSLTLSWCWCQLDSTLLLGTLRGRCRPPLSALPILHSCYRCWLVAGFVLCWSALESIQSVRTAQTPHWTSLQQNVAPVLSSSTHSPEGSSLPVLADSSTCTVAEDSLSPCLDRPCHRPTPPICIAVALAVSGAALDLPPGVLHQEGSALREETEAWARLHKSQFQDDDLAALGKSLCLLDGILDGQIRSAIATTTALATAATLGVLIQRCVAHRGQRLLCVALGQLDRPLDLAGNGRILWLSIRGKEADIWSMFHFSTPLPQTTGGFLSFILGLVLPLAYGFQPDMVLMALGPAHGLQNAQAALLAAMLRSPVGGRILALVEEESILQLARTLAQVLHGETPPSLGPFSMASPEEIQALMFLKAQLEPRWKLLQVAAPPP
- the Hdac10 gene encoding polyamine deacetylase HDAC10 isoform X7, translated to MQATPECFAHLTQLLQVLAGGRICAVLEGGYHLESLAQSVCMMVQTLLGDPTPPLPGLMVPCQSALESIQSVRTAQTPHWTSLQQNVAPVLSSSTHSPEGSSLPVLADSSTCTVAEDSLSPCLDRPCHRPTPPICIAVALAVSGAALDLPPGVLHQEGSALREETEAWARLHKSQFQDDDLAALGKSLCLLDGILDGQIRSAIATTTALATAATLGVLIQRCVAHRGQRLLCVALGQLDRPLDLAGNGRILWLSIRGKEADIWSMFHFSTPLPQTTGGFLSFILGLVLPLAYGFQPDMVLMALGPAHGLQNAQAALLAAMLRSPVGGRILALVEEESILQLARTLAQVLHGETPPSLGPFSMASPEEIQALMFLKAQLEPRWKLLQVAAPPP
- the Hdac10 gene encoding polyamine deacetylase HDAC10 isoform X4; the encoded protein is MKFKCVLYFSWHRYEHGNFWPFLPESDADTVGRGRGQGFTVNLPWNQVGMGNADYLAAFLHVLLPLAFEFDPELVLVSAGFDSAIGDPEGQMQATPECFAHLTQLLQVLAGGRICAVLEGGYHLESLAQSVCMMVQTLLGDPTPPLPGLMVPCQSALESIQSVRTAQTPHWTSLQQNVAPVLSSSTHSPEGSSLPVLADSSTCTVAEDSLSPCLDRPCHRPTPPICIAVALAVSGAALDLPPGVLHQEGSALREETEAWARLHKSQFQDDDLAALGKSLCLLDGILDGQIRSAIATTTALATAATLGVLIQRCVAHRGQRLLCVALGQLDRPLDLAGNGRILWLSIRGKEADIWSMFHFSTPLPQTTGGFLSFILGLVLPLAYGFQPDMVLMALGPAHGLQNAQAALLAAMLRSPVGGRILALVEEESILQLARTLAQVLHGETPPSLGPFSMASPEEIQALMFLKAQLEPRWKLLQVAAPPP
- the Hdac10 gene encoding polyamine deacetylase HDAC10 isoform 2 (isoform 2 is encoded by transcript variant 2), which translates into the protein MGTALVYHEDMTATRLLWDDPECEIECPERLTAALDGLRQRGLEERCQCLSVCEASEEELGLVHSPEYIALVQKTQTLDKEELHTLSKQYDAVYFHPDTFHCARLAAGAALRLVDAVLTGAVHNGVALVRPPGHHSQRAAANGFCVFNNVAIAARHAKQKYGLQRILIVDWDVHHGQGIQYIFEDDPSVLYFSWHRYEHGNFWPFLPESDADTVGRGRGQGFTVNLPWNQVGMGNADYLAAFLHVLLPLAFEFDPELVLVSAGFDSAIGDPEGQMQATPECFAHLTQLLQVLAGGRICAVLECPGVYPECSDSPDPSLDKPPTNSTCTVAEDSLSPCLDRPCHRPTPPICIAVALAVSGAALDLPPGVLHQEGSALREETEAWARLHKSQFQDDDLAALGKSLCLLDGILDGQIRSAIATTTALATAATLGVLIQRCVAHRGQRRILWLSIRGKEADIWSMFHFSTPLPQTTGGFLSFILGLVLPLAYGFQPDMVLMALGPAHGLQNAQAALLAAMLRSPVGGRILALVEEESILQLARTLAQVLHGETPPSLGPFSMASPEEIQALMFLKAQLEPRWKLLQVAAPPP
- the Hdac10 gene encoding polyamine deacetylase HDAC10 isoform 1 (isoform 1 is encoded by transcript variant 1); the encoded protein is MGTALVYHEDMTATRLLWDDPECEIECPERLTAALDGLRQRGLEERCQCLSVCEASEEELGLVHSPEYIALVQKTQTLDKEELHTLSKQYDAVYFHPDTFHCARLAAGAALRLVDAVLTGAVHNGVALVRPPGHHSQRAAANGFCVFNNVAIAARHAKQKYGLQRILIVDWDVHHGQGIQYIFEDDPSVLYFSWHRYEHGNFWPFLPESDADTVGRGRGQGFTVNLPWNQVGMGNADYLAAFLHVLLPLAFEFDPELVLVSAGFDSAIGDPEGQMQATPECFAHLTQLLQVLAGGRICAVLEGGYHLESLAQSVCMMVQTLLGDPTPPLPGLMVPCQSALESIQSVRTAQTPHWTSLQQNVAPVLSSSTHSPEGSSLPVLADSSTCTVAEDSLSPCLDRPCHRPTPPICIAVALAVSGAALDLPPGVLHQEGSALREETEAWARLHKSQFQDDDLAALGKSLCLLDGILDGQIRSAIATTTALATAATLGVLIQRCVAHRGQRLLCVALGQLDRPLDLAGNGRILWLSIRGKEADIWSMFHFSTPLPQTTGGFLSFILGLVLPLAYGFQPDMVLMALGPAHGLQNAQAALLAAMLRSPVGGRILALVEEESILQLARTLAQVLHGETPPSLGPFSMASPEEIQALMFLKAQLEPRWKLLQVAAPPP
- the Hdac10 gene encoding polyamine deacetylase HDAC10 isoform X3, encoding MGTALVYHEDMTATRLLWDDPECEIECPERLTAALDGLRQRGLEERCQCLSVCEASEEELGLVHSPEYIALVQKTQTLDKEELHTLSKQYDAVYFHPDTFHCARLAAGAALRLVDAVLTGAVHNGVALVRPPGHHSQRAAANGFCVFNNVAIAARHAKQKYGLQRILIVDWDVHHGQGIQYIFEDDPSVLYFSWHRYEHGNFWPFLPESDADTVGRGRGQGFTVNLPWNQVGMGNADYLAAFLHVLLPLAFEFDPELVLVSAGFDSAIGDPEGQMQATPECFAHLTQLLQVLAGGRICAVLECPGVYPECSDSPDPSLDKPPTNSTCTVAEDSLSPCLDRPCHRPTPPICIAVALAVSGAALDLPPGVLHQEGSALREETEAWARLHKSQFQDDDLAALGKSLCLLDGILDGQIRSAIATTTALATAATLGVLIQRCVAHRGQRLLCVALGQLDRPLDLAGNGRILWLSIRGKEADIWSMFHFSTPLPQTTGGFLSFILGLVLPLAYGFQPDMVLMALGPAHGLQNAQAALLAAMLRSPVGGRILALVEEESILQLARTLAQVLHGETPPSLGPFSMASPEEIQALMFLKAQLEPRWKLLQVAAPPP
- the Hdac10 gene encoding polyamine deacetylase HDAC10 isoform X2, which codes for MGTALVYHEDMTATRLLWDDPECEIECPERLTAALDGLRQRGLEERCQCLSVCEASEEELGLVHSPEYIALVQKTQTLDKEELHTLSKQYDAVYFHPDTFHCARLAAGAALRLVDAVLTGAVHNGVALVRPPGHHSQRAAANGFCVFNNVAIAARHAKQKYGLQRILIVDWDVHHGQGIQYIFEDDPSVLYFSWHRYEHGNFWPFLPESDADTVGRGRGQGFTVNLPWNQVGMGNADYLAAFLHVLLPLAFEVTVCLTLSWCWCQLDSTLLLGTLRGRCRPPLSALPILHSCYRCWLVAGFVLCWSALESIQSVRTAQTPHWTSLQQNVAPVLSSSTHSPEGSSLPVLADSSTCTVAEDSLSPCLDRPCHRPTPPICIAVALAVSGAALDLPPGVLHQEGSALREETEAWARLHKSQFQDDDLAALGKSLCLLDGILDGQIRSAIATTTALATAATLGVLIQRCVAHRGQRLLCVALGQLDRPLDLAGNGRILWLSIRGKEADIWSMFHFSTPLPQTTGGFLSFILGLVLPLAYGFQPDMVLMALGPAHGLQNAQAALLAAMLRSPVGGRILALVEEESILQLARTLAQVLHGETPPSLGPFSMASPEEIQALMFLKAQLEPRWKLLQVAAPPP
- the Hdac10 gene encoding polyamine deacetylase HDAC10 isoform X8 produces the protein MGTALVYHEDMTATRLLWDDPECEIECPERLTAALDGLRQRGLEERCQCLSVCEASEEELGLVHSPEYIALVQKTQTLDKEELHTLSKQYDAVYFHPDTFHCARLAAGAALRLVDAVLTGAVHNGVALVRPPGHHSQRAAANGFCVFNNVAIAARHAKQKYGLQRILIVDWDVHHGQGIQYIFEDDPSVLYFSWHRYEHGNFWPFLPESDADTVGRGRGQGFTVNLPWNQVGMGNADYLAAFLHVLLPLAFEFDPELVLVSAGFDSAIGDPEGQMQATPECFAHLTQLLQVLAGGRICAVLEGGYHLESLAQSVCMMVQTLLGDPTPPLPGLMVPCQSALESIQSVRTAQTPHWTSLQQIPHVQ
- the Hdac10 gene encoding polyamine deacetylase HDAC10 isoform X9, encoding MGTALVYHEDMTATRLLWDDPECEIECPERLTAALDGLRQRGLEERCQCLSVCEASEEELGLVHSPEYIALVQKTQTLDKEELHTLSKQYDAVYFHPDTFHCARLAAGAALRLVDAVLTGAVHNGVALVRPPGHHSQRAAANGFCVFNNVAIAARHAKQKYGLQRILIVDWDVHHGQGIQYIFEDDPSVLYFSWHRYEHGNFWPFLPESDADTVGRGRGQGFTVNLPWNQVGMGNADYLAAFLHVLLPLAFEFDPELVLVSAGFDSAIGDPEGQMQATPECFAHLTQLLQVLAGGRICAVLECPGVYPECSDSPDPSLDKPPTKRGPSSEFQHPLS